ACAGAACACTACTCCGGCGCAGATGAAAATGTTCCTCACCCGCCTGGGCTTTGGTTCGAAGATGGTCATCACCGGCGATGCCAGCCAGGTCGACCTACCCCGTGGGCAGAAGTCTGGTCTGGCCGTCGCCCGTGAGGTGCTGCGCGGCGTGCCGGGAATTGCTTTTCCGGCGTTGGCCGCCGCAGATGTGGTGCGCAACCCGCTGGTGACCGCAATTGTCGAGGCCTACGATGACTACGATGCCTATAACGAAGGTATTGAGCAGGGCGCCGAGTCCCCACAAAAGCGACAGTCCGCCACAAAGCGATAAAGGACGCTGAAATTACATGAGCATTGAAGTTTTCAACGAGTCCGGTCAGGGCGTCAATGAAGAGTCGCTTATCGACGTTGCCCGGTATGCGCTGGGGCGCCTGGACGTGCATCCGGCAGCTGAGCTGAGCATTCACATTGTCGACTTGAAGACAATCGAAGACCTCCATGTGCGCTGGCTGGATCTGCCGGGGCCGACGGATGTGATGAGCTTCCCGATGGATGAGCTCACTCCTGGCTCTGGCCGACCGGATGCAGCTAGCCCAGGGCCTGCGATGCTGGGCGACATTGTGTTGTGCCCGGAGTTTGCCGCGGGGCAGGCGGAGCGTGCAGGCCATCCGCTGAGCCACGAGTTGGTTTTGCTCACCGTGCACGGCGTACTACACCTGTTGGGCTATGACCATGTCACGGCGGAGGAAGAGCGCCAGATGTTCTCTCT
The nucleotide sequence above comes from Corynebacterium amycolatum. Encoded proteins:
- the ybeY gene encoding rRNA maturation RNase YbeY yields the protein MSIEVFNESGQGVNEESLIDVARYALGRLDVHPAAELSIHIVDLKTIEDLHVRWLDLPGPTDVMSFPMDELTPGSGRPDAASPGPAMLGDIVLCPEFAAGQAERAGHPLSHELVLLTVHGVLHLLGYDHVTAEEERQMFSLQNGLLADWYDDIDRRGVSFSEKPINPNAFPERSNER